A genome region from Yoonia vestfoldensis includes the following:
- a CDS encoding calcium-binding protein has protein sequence MVVIMGLIGIALTALLVGGDDTTEDDPTPASDDQPDIIGSRVIPIDEMLEASDEAVVVFAAEGDDLILGSTADDYLHGGDGDDILQGGAGDDVLHGGRGDDILYGGDGNDEIYGHIGDDLLHGGAGNDQLSGGDGDDQLYGGPGDDVLMGGRGDDLLVGGSGADTLFGGAGNDRLIDRDDLDRDYLNGGAGDDYLSGGPGDVLSGGTGSDIFNLRPGMQVSLMDYDPAEDIIEIEHTGAPPVLTTAPAEDGTLLLADGAVIAKLTNFATADLTTVTFLQV, from the coding sequence ATGGTTGTGATCATGGGATTAATCGGGATCGCCTTGACGGCGCTGCTGGTCGGCGGTGACGATACCACCGAGGACGATCCAACGCCCGCCTCTGACGACCAGCCTGATATCATCGGCAGCCGGGTCATTCCGATCGACGAGATGTTGGAGGCCAGCGATGAAGCCGTGGTGGTCTTTGCCGCAGAGGGCGACGACCTGATCCTTGGCAGCACCGCCGATGATTATCTGCACGGCGGTGACGGCGACGACATCCTGCAGGGCGGCGCAGGCGATGACGTGCTGCATGGCGGCCGTGGCGATGATATCCTTTATGGCGGCGACGGGAATGACGAGATCTATGGCCATATCGGTGATGATCTGCTGCATGGCGGCGCAGGCAATGACCAGCTGAGCGGGGGCGACGGCGATGACCAGCTTTATGGCGGGCCGGGCGATGATGTGTTGATGGGCGGGCGCGGCGATGATCTGCTGGTCGGCGGATCGGGGGCCGATACGTTGTTCGGGGGCGCAGGCAATGACCGGCTGATCGACCGCGATGATCTGGACCGCGACTATCTGAACGGCGGCGCGGGCGATGATTACCTGTCTGGCGGGCCGGGTGATGTGCTGTCCGGCGGAACCGGCAGCGATATATTCAACCTGCGTCCGGGCATGCAGGTCTCGCTGATGGATTATGACCCGGCCGAAGATATCATCGAGATCGAACATACTGGCGCGCCGCCCGTGCTGACCACCGCACCGGCCGAGGATGGCACATTATTGCTGGCCGATGGC
- a CDS encoding alpha/beta fold hydrolase, translating into MIPGFTQSFIRCGAVTLSVHRAGQGTPLILLHGYPQNHHCWEKVAPALAQHFDVIIPDLRGYGDSDAPADDADHSTYAKRTMASDIAALMDALGIDRAHLLGHDRGGRVAYRFALDHPDRIIRLGIIEIVPTGDFWANWSADLALKAYHWTYLAQPAPLPERMIGADPAGYIDWTLTSWTMDKSLAVFSDAALASYRAQAADPAHLHAMCADYRAGATFDRALDEADKAAGRKIAAPLHFLWAKGGFPAQTGDPAALWRPWVGQMTDTACQSGHFAMEENPQAVIDSFLPFFGAD; encoded by the coding sequence ATGATCCCAGGTTTCACCCAATCCTTCATCCGCTGCGGCGCTGTCACCCTGTCGGTGCATCGCGCGGGCCAGGGGACACCGCTGATCCTGCTGCACGGCTATCCGCAGAACCACCATTGCTGGGAAAAGGTCGCCCCCGCCCTTGCGCAGCATTTCGACGTGATCATCCCCGACCTGCGCGGCTATGGCGACAGCGACGCCCCCGCCGATGATGCGGACCACAGCACCTATGCCAAACGCACGATGGCGTCTGACATCGCCGCCTTGATGGATGCTTTAGGGATCGACCGCGCCCATCTGCTGGGCCATGACCGCGGCGGGCGGGTCGCCTATCGCTTTGCGCTGGACCATCCCGACCGGATCATCCGGCTGGGCATCATCGAGATCGTGCCGACGGGCGATTTCTGGGCCAATTGGTCTGCCGATCTGGCGCTGAAAGCCTATCACTGGACCTATCTGGCGCAGCCTGCCCCCTTGCCCGAACGGATGATCGGGGCCGATCCGGCAGGCTATATCGACTGGACGCTGACCAGCTGGACCATGGACAAATCGCTGGCCGTGTTCAGCGATGCGGCGCTGGCCAGCTACCGCGCGCAGGCCGCCGACCCCGCGCATCTGCATGCGATGTGCGCCGATTACCGCGCGGGCGCCACCTTTGACCGCGCATTGGACGAGGCGGACAAGGCCGCCGGACGCAAGATCGCCGCGCCGCTGCATTTTCTTTGGGCCAAGGGCGGGTTTCCGGCGCAGACGGGCGATCCGGCCGCGCTCTGGCGGCCATGGGTGGGCCAGATGACCGATACCGCCTGCCAATCGGGCCATTTCGCGATGGAGGAAAACCCGCAAGCCGTGATCGACAGCTTCCTGCCCTTCTTCGGGGCGGATTAA
- a CDS encoding DUF1643 domain-containing protein, whose amino-acid sequence MIHHQHITDHAASSATYSDCECYRYELTRIWDDNAPRLAFVMLNPSKATEQHNDPTVERCERRARALGFGAFRVTNIFAWRDKDPRALRRAADPIGPANDASLLAAADWADQIIAAWGTHGAHLGRGSQVAELLRQTAKPLHILGLTKDGHPRHPLYVAYDQHPRRWSIP is encoded by the coding sequence ATGATCCACCACCAGCATATCACCGATCATGCCGCCTCCTCAGCGACCTACTCGGATTGCGAATGCTACCGCTATGAATTGACCCGGATCTGGGACGACAATGCCCCGCGGCTTGCCTTTGTGATGCTGAACCCGTCCAAGGCGACGGAACAGCACAACGATCCCACCGTCGAACGCTGCGAACGCCGGGCCCGCGCCTTGGGGTTCGGGGCGTTTCGCGTGACCAATATCTTTGCCTGGCGCGACAAAGATCCACGCGCCCTGCGCCGCGCGGCCGACCCTATTGGCCCCGCCAATGATGCCAGCTTGCTGGCGGCGGCCGATTGGGCGGATCAGATCATCGCCGCCTGGGGCACGCATGGCGCGCATCTGGGGCGCGGCAGCCAGGTGGCGGAATTATTGCGACAAACCGCCAAGCCGCTGCATATACTGGGTCTGACCAAGGACGGCCACCCCCGCCACCCGCTCTACGTGGCCTATGACCAGCACCCAAGGCGATGGAGCATCCCATGA
- the truB gene encoding tRNA pseudouridine(55) synthase TruB, which translates to MARRRKGRDISGWLVVDKPAGITSTTVVNRVRWAFDANKAGHAGTLDPEATGVLAVALGEATKTVPYITDALKAYEFTIRLGQATNTDDAEGEVIATSDLRPDDAAIKAALAGFIGDIMQVPPQFSAVKVDGERAYAKAREGETMELAARPLWVEELLLADRPDANHAVLEMTCGKGGYVRSIARDLGEVLGCKAHVRSLRRIWSGPFQATDGITLDQLDAIARTPELDARLLPPEVGLADLPQVRCPAESVARLRNGNPAPVIASGVDYGEEVWASHDGKAIAIGSYRGGELHPTRVFVA; encoded by the coding sequence ATGGCGCGCAGACGCAAGGGACGCGATATTTCAGGCTGGCTGGTGGTGGATAAACCGGCGGGCATCACCTCGACCACGGTGGTCAACCGCGTGCGCTGGGCCTTCGATGCCAACAAGGCAGGCCATGCCGGCACCCTGGACCCAGAGGCAACCGGCGTGCTGGCCGTGGCCTTGGGCGAGGCGACAAAGACCGTCCCCTATATCACCGATGCGCTGAAGGCCTATGAATTCACGATCCGGCTGGGACAGGCCACCAATACCGACGATGCCGAGGGCGAGGTGATCGCCACCAGCGACCTGCGCCCTGATGACGCCGCGATCAAGGCCGCGCTGGCGGGGTTCATCGGCGATATCATGCAAGTCCCGCCGCAGTTTTCCGCCGTCAAGGTCGACGGCGAACGCGCCTATGCCAAGGCCCGCGAAGGCGAGACGATGGAACTGGCGGCGCGCCCCTTATGGGTCGAGGAATTGCTGCTGGCCGATCGTCCCGATGCCAATCATGCGGTGCTGGAAATGACCTGTGGCAAGGGTGGCTATGTGCGGTCCATCGCCCGCGATCTGGGTGAAGTGCTGGGCTGCAAGGCGCATGTGCGGTCCTTGCGCCGGATCTGGTCGGGGCCGTTTCAGGCGACCGACGGGATCACGCTGGACCAGCTGGATGCCATCGCGCGCACGCCGGAACTGGACGCGCGGCTGTTGCCGCCCGAGGTCGGGCTGGCCGATCTGCCCCAGGTCCGCTGCCCTGCGGAAAGCGTCGCACGGCTGCGCAACGGCAATCCCGCGCCGGTCATCGCCAGCGGAGTTGATTATGGCGAGGAAGTCTGGGCCAGCCATGACGGCAAGGCCATCGCCATCGGCAGCTATCGGGGCGGCGAATTGCACCCGACGCGCGTGTTCGTGGCATAG
- a CDS encoding ATP-dependent zinc protease: protein MQPAPSPHPLLIIGWQERISLPALGLSDFAVKVDTGAKTTALHAEEIETFYKQGEKWVRFRCPDIPGSSARICEFAVFTKRDITNTSGQPETRIVIRTPMILAGRKWKIDISLTDRGSMQFPLILGRRALRHKNIAVHARHTYLVSPLPQPESAAK, encoded by the coding sequence ATGCAACCTGCACCTTCCCCGCATCCTTTGCTGATCATCGGCTGGCAGGAACGGATCAGCCTGCCAGCGCTTGGGCTGTCCGATTTCGCGGTCAAGGTGGATACCGGCGCCAAAACCACCGCGCTGCATGCCGAAGAGATAGAGACCTTTTACAAGCAGGGCGAAAAATGGGTCCGGTTCCGCTGTCCCGACATCCCCGGCAGCTCCGCGCGCATCTGTGAATTTGCTGTCTTCACAAAACGCGATATCACCAATACGAGCGGCCAGCCAGAGACGCGGATCGTCATCCGCACCCCGATGATTCTGGCCGGACGCAAGTGGAAGATCGACATATCCCTGACCGACAGGGGCAGCATGCAATTTCCGCTGATCCTCGGGCGGCGGGCCTTGCGTCATAAAAACATCGCCGTTCACGCCCGACATACCTATCTGGTCAGCCCCCTGCCGCAACCTGAAAGCGCCGCCAAATGA
- the rimK gene encoding 30S ribosomal protein S6--L-glutamate ligase gives MKIAMLARNAELYTHRRLKESAEARGHQLDIINTLRCYMNIASRRPEVYYNGEKLVGYDAVIPRIGASVTFYGMAVLRQFEMQGVFPLNESVGIGRSRDKLRSMQLLARDGIGLPVTTFAHDPRQTDEVLKLAGGAPVVIKLLEGTQGIGVVLADTDRSAKSVVEAFRGAGVNILLQEFIKEAGGTDIRAIVVGGKVVAAMKRTGAEGEFRSNLHRGGSAQVIKLSPEERSTAIRSAKAMGLNVCGVDMLRSNHGPVVMEVNSSPGLEGVEKATGLDIATKIIEYIEKNAKPNATKTKGKG, from the coding sequence ATGAAAATCGCCATGCTCGCCCGCAACGCCGAGCTTTATACCCACCGCCGCCTCAAGGAATCCGCCGAGGCACGGGGGCACCAGCTCGACATCATCAATACATTGCGCTGCTATATGAACATCGCCTCGCGCCGGCCCGAGGTCTATTACAACGGCGAAAAGCTGGTGGGCTATGATGCGGTCATCCCGCGGATTGGGGCATCGGTCACGTTCTACGGCATGGCCGTGCTGCGCCAGTTCGAGATGCAGGGTGTGTTTCCCCTGAACGAAAGCGTGGGCATCGGGCGGTCGCGTGACAAGCTGCGGTCGATGCAGCTGCTGGCGCGCGACGGGATCGGGCTGCCGGTCACGACCTTTGCCCATGATCCGCGCCAGACCGACGAGGTGCTGAAACTCGCCGGTGGCGCGCCCGTGGTGATCAAGCTGCTGGAAGGCACCCAGGGCATCGGCGTCGTGCTGGCCGATACCGACCGATCCGCGAAATCCGTGGTCGAGGCGTTCCGCGGCGCGGGTGTGAACATCCTGTTGCAGGAATTCATCAAGGAAGCGGGCGGCACCGATATCCGCGCCATCGTGGTTGGTGGCAAGGTCGTGGCCGCGATGAAACGCACCGGCGCCGAAGGCGAATTCCGGTCCAACCTGCACCGTGGCGGGTCGGCGCAGGTGATCAAGCTGTCGCCCGAGGAACGGTCAACCGCGATTCGGTCGGCCAAGGCGATGGGGCTGAATGTCTGCGGTGTGGATATGCTGCGGTCAAACCACGGGCCGGTGGTGATGGAGGTGAATTCCTCGCCGGGGCTGGAAGGCGTGGAAAAGGCGACAGGGCTGGATATCGCCACCAAGATCATCGAATATATCGAAAAGAACGCCAAACCCAACGCGACCAAGACCAAAGGCAAGGGATGA
- a CDS encoding succinylglutamate desuccinylase/aspartoacylase family protein produces the protein MTKRAAFQIAGDQIAVGTRKTVNIPVSTLSDYTPVTLSAHVIHGRKDGPTVFVSAGIHGDEVIGVEIVRRLLRTGTLKNVAGTLIVVPIVNTFGFLNHSRYLPDRRDLNRCFPGSPHGSLGSRLAHIFMTEIVERCSLGIDLHSAAIHRTNLPQVRVSGNNSETLRLARVFGAPVILTSALRDGSLRLEAKRKGVNILLYEAGEGMRFDEMSVRAGLAGILRVLKDVGVLPKAGIAAPKAQPLLCSDSHWVRAPAGGLLRMFNAEGDVVAVGDLVAAISDPFGGGEVELRTPYGGIIVGRAVMPIVHEGDALLHIAAVKSAGQAEAALGDLTAQLEDAPLFDEDEII, from the coding sequence ATGACCAAACGCGCGGCCTTTCAGATCGCAGGCGACCAGATCGCGGTAGGCACGCGCAAGACGGTCAATATTCCGGTCAGCACCCTGTCGGATTACACGCCGGTGACCCTGTCCGCGCATGTGATCCACGGGCGCAAGGACGGGCCGACCGTCTTTGTCAGCGCGGGCATCCATGGCGACGAGGTGATCGGGGTCGAGATCGTGCGCCGTCTTTTGCGGACTGGCACGCTGAAAAACGTGGCAGGCACGCTGATCGTGGTGCCGATCGTCAACACCTTCGGGTTTCTGAACCATTCGCGTTACCTGCCTGACCGGCGCGACCTGAACCGCTGCTTTCCGGGCTCGCCCCATGGATCACTGGGGTCGCGGCTGGCGCATATCTTCATGACGGAAATCGTGGAGCGCTGCAGCCTTGGCATTGACCTGCATTCCGCCGCGATCCATCGCACGAACCTGCCGCAGGTGCGGGTGTCGGGCAACAATTCTGAAACGCTGCGGCTTGCCCGCGTCTTCGGCGCGCCGGTGATCCTGACCAGCGCTTTGCGCGATGGCAGCCTGCGGCTGGAGGCGAAACGCAAAGGCGTCAATATCCTGCTTTACGAAGCGGGCGAGGGGATGCGCTTTGACGAAATGTCGGTGCGTGCTGGGCTGGCGGGTATCTTGCGGGTGCTCAAGGATGTGGGGGTGCTGCCCAAGGCGGGGATCGCCGCGCCCAAGGCGCAGCCTTTGCTCTGTTCTGACAGCCACTGGGTCCGCGCGCCTGCGGGTGGGCTGTTGCGCATGTTCAATGCCGAAGGCGATGTGGTGGCGGTGGGCGATCTGGTGGCCGCGATTTCCGACCCGTTTGGCGGCGGCGAGGTCGAGCTGCGCACGCCTTATGGCGGTATCATCGTCGGTCGCGCGGTCATGCCCATCGTGCATGAAGGCGACGCGCTGCTGCATATTGCGGCCGTGAAATCCGCCGGTCAGGCCGAGGCCGCGCTGGGTGATCTGACTGCGCAGCTGGAAGACGCGCCGCTGTTCGACGAGGATGAAATCATCTGA
- the recQ gene encoding DNA helicase RecQ, whose translation MSAATLLRDVFGFDAFRPGQQDIVEAVAAGRNTLAIMPTGGGKSLCFQLPALMRSGVTVVISPLIALMRDQVRGLQQAGVVAGALTSGNTEEETEAVWSALESGTLKLLYMAPERLSAGGTVQMLQRAGVSLIAVDEAHCVSQWGHDFRPDYLRIGDLREALDVPLAAFTATADAETQAEIVQKLFAGQQPATFLHGFDRPNIHLAFAAKDSPRAQILTFAAARKGQSGIVYTGTRAKTETLAQALREAGHLACHYHGGMEAEDRRIVERRFQQEDGLIVCATVAFGMGIDKPDIRWVAHADLPKSIEAYYQEIGRAGRDGAPAETLTLFGPDDIRYRRQQIDEGLAPADRRTADHGRLNALLGLAEALHCRRQTLLSYFGETSDPCGHCDLCDKPAEVFDATTPVRMALSAALRTEEYFGAGHLIDILLGQPTDKIKARGHDSLPTYGVGRDYDRRQWQAIFRQMMGHDLLRPDRDRHGALRMTDHARPILRGEAQIMLRRDTITAAKGAGPKVHTLVNEDDAPLLSALKAKRRFLAEQAGVPAYIIFNDKTLIEMAEKRPATLDDMAQIGGVGAKKLESYGRAFLEVIAGEAENLHPSRRKLAGRDEGRIYDRLLAAQSALIRGPHGADKPMTCSASMLAKVAQLRGADINSLTRLIGDRHAERFGDAFLDVLHTTEP comes from the coding sequence ATGTCCGCTGCCACGCTTTTGCGCGATGTCTTTGGCTTTGACGCCTTCCGGCCCGGCCAGCAGGACATCGTCGAGGCTGTCGCCGCCGGGCGCAATACGCTGGCGATCATGCCCACGGGGGGCGGCAAATCGCTCTGCTTCCAGCTGCCCGCGCTGATGCGGTCCGGCGTGACAGTGGTGATTTCCCCGCTGATCGCCCTGATGCGTGATCAGGTGCGCGGGTTGCAGCAGGCGGGCGTTGTCGCAGGTGCGCTGACATCGGGCAATACCGAGGAAGAAACCGAGGCGGTGTGGTCCGCACTGGAATCCGGCACGCTGAAACTTTTGTACATGGCGCCCGAACGTTTGTCCGCCGGTGGCACCGTGCAGATGCTGCAGCGCGCCGGTGTCAGTCTGATCGCCGTGGACGAGGCGCATTGCGTCAGCCAGTGGGGCCATGATTTCCGCCCCGATTACCTGCGTATCGGCGACTTGCGCGAAGCACTGGATGTGCCGCTGGCGGCCTTTACCGCCACGGCGGATGCCGAAACACAGGCCGAGATTGTCCAGAAATTGTTTGCAGGCCAGCAGCCTGCGACATTCCTGCACGGGTTCGACCGGCCCAATATCCACCTTGCCTTTGCCGCCAAAGACAGCCCGCGCGCGCAGATCCTGACCTTTGCCGCCGCGCGCAAGGGTCAGTCGGGCATCGTCTATACAGGCACCCGCGCCAAGACCGAAACCTTGGCCCAGGCTTTGCGCGAGGCCGGGCATCTGGCCTGTCATTACCACGGCGGGATGGAGGCCGAGGACCGCCGCATCGTCGAACGCCGGTTCCAGCAGGAAGACGGCTTGATCGTCTGTGCCACCGTCGCCTTTGGCATGGGCATCGACAAACCCGATATCCGCTGGGTCGCCCATGCCGATCTGCCCAAATCGATCGAGGCCTATTATCAGGAAATCGGCCGCGCGGGCCGTGACGGCGCGCCCGCGGAAACGCTGACGCTCTTTGGTCCCGACGACATCCGCTATCGCCGCCAGCAGATCGACGAAGGGCTGGCCCCCGCCGACAGGCGCACCGCCGATCATGGCCGCCTGAACGCGCTGCTGGGTCTGGCCGAGGCGCTGCATTGCCGCCGCCAGACGCTTCTGTCCTATTTCGGGGAAACGAGCGATCCCTGCGGCCATTGTGATCTTTGCGACAAACCCGCCGAGGTGTTCGACGCCACGACCCCCGTGCGCATGGCCCTGTCAGCGGCGCTGCGGACCGAGGAATATTTCGGCGCAGGCCATCTGATCGACATCCTGCTGGGCCAGCCCACCGACAAGATCAAGGCGCGCGGCCATGACAGCCTGCCCACCTATGGCGTGGGGCGCGATTACGACCGCCGCCAGTGGCAGGCGATTTTCCGGCAGATGATGGGCCACGACCTGCTGCGCCCCGACCGCGACCGGCATGGGGCCTTGCGCATGACCGACCATGCCCGCCCGATCCTGCGCGGCGAGGCGCAGATCATGCTGCGCCGCGACACGATCACTGCCGCCAAAGGTGCCGGGCCGAAAGTGCATACCCTGGTCAATGAAGACGATGCGCCGCTTTTATCCGCGCTGAAGGCCAAACGCCGGTTTCTGGCCGAACAGGCGGGCGTGCCAGCCTATATCATCTTTAACGACAAGACCCTGATCGAGATGGCCGAGAAACGCCCCGCAACGCTGGACGATATGGCCCAGATCGGCGGGGTCGGCGCGAAAAAGCTGGAAAGCTACGGGCGCGCCTTCCTCGAGGTGATCGCGGGCGAGGCGGAAAACCTGCACCCCAGCCGCCGCAAACTGGCCGGCCGTGACGAAGGCCGGATCTATGACCGCCTGCTGGCCGCGCAAAGCGCGCTGATCCGTGGCCCGCATGGTGCCGACAAGCCGATGACCTGTTCGGCATCCATGCTGGCAAAGGTCGCGCAATTGCGGGGTGCCGATATCAACAGCCTGACGCGGCTGATCGGCGACCGCCACGCCGAAAGGTTCGGCGATGCCTTTCTGGACGTGCTGCACACCACCGAACCCTAG
- a CDS encoding histidine phosphatase family protein — protein sequence MGEIILVRHGQANSSARDEDGYDRLSDLGHQQAAWLGDYMRDREGAFDKVISGSLRRHRETAAGLGYRDAIIDPRLNEMDYFNLGRALQDVHGVPFPGPDDFAAHVPQVMQAWYRAEIMGVETFASFESRVTGVLQEAAQPGVRVLCVTSGGVIGMIIRHLLDLDPTRMAHILLPILNSSVHRIHVIPQGPILASFNAVPHLDTADRMHALTHF from the coding sequence ATGGGCGAAATCATCCTGGTCCGGCATGGGCAGGCCAATTCCAGCGCGCGTGACGAAGATGGCTATGACCGCCTGTCTGATCTGGGCCATCAGCAGGCCGCCTGGCTGGGCGATTACATGCGCGACCGCGAAGGTGCTTTTGACAAGGTGATCAGCGGCAGCCTGCGCCGGCATCGCGAAACGGCGGCGGGGCTGGGATATCGCGATGCGATCATCGACCCGCGGCTGAACGAGATGGATTACTTTAACCTTGGCCGCGCCTTGCAGGATGTGCATGGCGTGCCGTTTCCCGGCCCTGACGACTTTGCCGCCCATGTGCCGCAGGTCATGCAGGCCTGGTACCGGGCCGAGATCATGGGCGTCGAAACCTTCGCGTCCTTCGAATCCCGCGTCACCGGCGTGTTGCAAGAGGCCGCACAACCCGGTGTGCGCGTGCTATGCGTGACATCGGGCGGGGTGATCGGGATGATCATTCGCCATTTGCTGGACCTTGATCCAACGCGGATGGCGCATATCCTGCTGCCGATCCTGAATTCCTCGGTCCATCGGATCCATGTTATCCCGCAGGGGCCGATCCTGGCCAGTTTCAACGCCGTGCCGCATCTGGATACGGCGGACCGCATGCATGCGCTGACCCATTTCTGA
- a CDS encoding saccharopine dehydrogenase, with product MSIHLWLRAESRPHEERSGLTPPGAAQLIAAGFRVTVEDSRQRIIPIADYAAAGCDIAPEFSWPDAPADAVIFGLKELPDDGTPLRHRHIMFGHAYKGQPAGQVLLDRFRAGGGRLLDLEYLVDDHGRRVAAFGYWAGYAGAAVALLCWMAQQGGQVAGPVRAYPSAGHLLGDLQAGLVALGTARPNALIIGALGRVGAGAADLCGAMGVPVTKWDMAETAHGGPFPEVLAHDIFLNCILARPGTPVFVPASAKLATRRLSVIGDIACDPDSDFSPIKVYDRTTTWDAPALRVHDAPVLDVTAIDNLPSMLPTESSEDFAAQLLPQLMTLDRMDTGVWAGAQGWFDRAMDQPGR from the coding sequence ATGTCCATTCACCTATGGCTGCGCGCCGAAAGCCGCCCGCATGAAGAACGCAGCGGCCTGACCCCGCCAGGGGCCGCGCAGCTGATCGCCGCCGGTTTTCGCGTCACGGTCGAGGACAGCCGCCAGCGGATTATCCCCATCGCCGATTATGCCGCCGCAGGCTGTGATATCGCGCCCGAATTCAGCTGGCCGGATGCGCCTGCCGATGCGGTGATCTTTGGGCTCAAGGAATTGCCCGATGACGGCACGCCGCTGCGGCATCGTCACATCATGTTTGGCCATGCCTATAAAGGGCAACCGGCGGGACAGGTCCTGCTGGACAGGTTCCGCGCGGGCGGGGGCAGGCTGCTTGATCTGGAATATCTGGTGGATGATCACGGGCGGCGAGTTGCGGCCTTTGGCTATTGGGCGGGCTATGCGGGGGCGGCGGTGGCGCTGCTGTGCTGGATGGCGCAGCAAGGCGGGCAGGTGGCAGGACCGGTGCGCGCCTATCCGTCGGCGGGGCATCTGCTGGGCGATTTGCAGGCAGGTCTGGTGGCGCTTGGCACCGCGCGGCCCAATGCGCTGATCATCGGGGCGCTGGGGCGTGTGGGCGCGGGGGCGGCTGATCTTTGCGGCGCGATGGGCGTGCCGGTCACAAAATGGGACATGGCCGAAACCGCGCATGGCGGCCCCTTTCCCGAAGTGCTGGCGCATGACATCTTTCTGAATTGCATCCTTGCGCGCCCCGGCACGCCGGTCTTTGTGCCCGCCAGCGCCAAGCTTGCCACGCGCCGCCTGTCGGTGATCGGCGATATCGCCTGCGATCCCGATAGCGATTTTTCCCCGATCAAGGTCTATGACCGCACGACGACTTGGGATGCGCCTGCCCTGCGCGTGCATGACGCGCCCGTGCTGGACGTGACCGCCATCGACAACCTGCCCAGCATGCTGCCGACCGAAAGCAGCGAAGATTTCGCCGCCCAATTGCTGCCGCAGCTGATGACGCTGGACCGGATGGACACAGGCGTTTGGGCAGGCGCGCAGGGATGGTTTGACCGCGCGATGGATCAGCCGGGGCGGTAA
- a CDS encoding DUF3775 domain-containing protein: MLPISADKVAEVIILARELDRAENEFDGFVDRLNEDEQAGLVALFWIGRGTFEPEDLAEALRTAMAEATTPTARYLKGSPHLADHLESGLEALGIDSSAVEDDLYRPG; this comes from the coding sequence ATGTTACCCATTTCAGCAGATAAGGTGGCCGAGGTCATCATCCTTGCGCGTGAACTTGACCGCGCGGAAAATGAATTCGACGGTTTCGTTGACCGTCTGAACGAGGATGAGCAGGCCGGCCTTGTCGCCCTGTTCTGGATCGGGCGCGGCACATTCGAGCCTGAGGATCTGGCAGAAGCCCTGCGCACCGCCATGGCCGAGGCCACGACACCGACCGCGCGTTACCTGAAAGGATCGCCGCATCTGGCGGACCATCTGGAAAGCGGGCTAGAGGCTTTGGGCATCGACAGCAGCGCGGTCGAGGACGACCTTTACCGCCCCGGCTGA
- a CDS encoding SDR family NAD(P)-dependent oxidoreductase has translation MTEWQAKRYWIVGASEGLGREVAFSLSRAGAEVVVSARTEDRLKDLVEDLPGKASYVTVDVTDRASVEGAAAEVGQIDGVVYLAGVYWPMKAQDWDNEKADMMGEVNFLGASRVVGSVIKDMVARDAGHIVLVGSLSGFRGLPGAIGYCSSKAGMMALAESMQADLRNTGVHVQLINPGFIKTRLTEKNDFHMPFIMSPQDAAKEVFEHMNTDTFKKSFPLLFSWVFRGSQFLPDWLYYRLFGAK, from the coding sequence GTGACCGAATGGCAAGCAAAACGCTATTGGATTGTCGGCGCAAGCGAAGGATTGGGGCGCGAGGTCGCCTTTAGCCTCAGCCGTGCCGGGGCCGAGGTGGTCGTCTCTGCCCGGACCGAGGATCGCCTGAAAGATCTGGTCGAGGATTTGCCGGGCAAGGCATCTTATGTGACTGTCGATGTCACGGACCGCGCCTCTGTCGAAGGTGCCGCCGCCGAGGTCGGGCAGATCGACGGGGTCGTGTATCTGGCCGGTGTCTATTGGCCGATGAAAGCGCAAGACTGGGACAATGAAAAAGCCGATATGATGGGCGAGGTCAATTTCCTTGGCGCCTCGCGCGTTGTTGGATCGGTGATCAAGGATATGGTCGCGCGCGATGCGGGCCATATCGTGCTGGTCGGCTCGCTGTCGGGGTTTCGCGGCCTGCCCGGTGCCATCGGCTATTGTTCGTCCAAGGCAGGCATGATGGCGCTGGCGGAATCGATGCAGGCCGATCTGCGCAACACCGGCGTGCATGTGCAGCTGATCAACCCCGGTTTCATCAAGACGCGGCTGACCGAAAAGAACGATTTCCACATGCCGTTCATTATGTCGCCGCAGGATGCCGCGAAAGAGGTGTTCGAACATATGAACACCGATACATTCAAGAAAAGCTTTCCCTTACTGTTTTCCTGGGTGTTTCGCGGATCACAGTTCCTGCCAGATTGGCTTTACTACCGGCTGTTCGGCGCGAAATAG